The following nucleotide sequence is from Acinetobacter equi.
AAAGTAGTTAGCGTTTCTCGCACTCAAATAGGCAGTGAAATCACAGGAGTTGTCATAGATCGTTTAGTTAAAGAAGGTGATCGAGTATCACGAGGCGATCTTCTTATCACATTAAAAGCAGATGAGTTGGCTGCTCAAGTACGTCAAGCTGAAGCTGAATTAAAAGAACTTTCAACAAATAAATTTCCTCAAGCTAAAATTGACTTAGCCAATGCAAAAGCACAACTTGACCAAGCACGACGTGAGGCTAATCGTAGACGTACTGCAGGACAAGGTATTTTCTCTTCTGAAGAAATAGAACAAGCAATACAAGCTGAAACTCAAGCGGTTAATAATTTTGAAGCAGCACGTTTAAAGGCAGAAGCATCATCACCAGGTAAAGTTGAAGAAATCAAATTAACCGAACAACTCGCTACTTTAAAAGCTCAATTGGCAAAAACAAAGATACGCTCAGAAGTAACTGGAATTGTTTTAACCCGTGATGTTGAACCAGGGGATTTAGTTCAACCTGGACGTGCTTTATTCAATATAGCATTAGATGGTGATACTGAAATACAAGTACAACTTGATGAACGCAATCTACCAAAACTCACATTATCACAAAAGGCAATAATCATTGCAGATGCTTATCCTGATAAACCTTTCCCTGCCACAATTAATTTTATTGCACCAAGTATTGATTCAGAACGAGGTACTGTAGAAGTGAGATTAGCAGTAAATACTGCACCCAATTTCTTACGTCAAGATATGACTGTATCAGTAAATATTGAAACAGGAAAACGAGAGAAAGCACTCGTTATTTCTAATGATAGTTTAGACAATATACAAGGCAATAACGCAACAGTATTAGTTGTACGTGATGGAAAAATTATACACCAAAATGTGACATTAGGTTTACGTGGATTGGGAATGACAGAGATACTAAGTGGTTTAAAATCAGGTGACCATGTTTTAACAAATGCATCCAAAAATTTAGCCGATGGCACACGTGTTCGCTTAGATCTGCAATCGCCACTCATGTAAATTATGATATGTACACTTTCTACCAAATGAACTTATGGTGAATTCTGCTTGAAAATTTTATTAGAACGACTTTTTGTTGAATGGAACATCGCTGTTAGTTTTTTACGCGAAGGTCGTATACAGTCATTGATGATTACAATAGGTGTTACTGTCGGTGTTGCTGTAATTGTATTTATTACAGCATTAATGCAAGGATTACAATCCAATACCATTGAACGCACCTTAGGTACACAAGCACATATACGCTTATTATCACCTGATGATTCTAATCTAATTTTTCCACCATCAGCAGATACAATTCAACTAATACAAGAAGATAAACGTGCACAACGCTTACGCTCTATAAATAATTGGCAACAAGTTACGGACTTATTAGATCAATCCCCATTCCTTACAGCAGTATCACCCATAGTATCTGGTCCAGCTTTTGCTAAACGAGGTGAAGCCCAAGATTCTGTGGTTTTAGTTGGGATGAATCCTGATCGTTATCAAAAAATCATCCCTCTTCAAAATTATATGATTAGCGGTCAACTCAGCATTAGTCCCGATAATGTTCTTATTGGTTCTCAACTTGCTAAAGATTTAGGTGTACAAGTTGGTAGTAAAATTCGGTTAGATACAGGGCAACAAAATAGTACATTAGTCAATATTGCGGGAATTTTTGAATTTGGTGTACGTGAATTAGATGCGCGTTATGTTTATATGGATTTGAAACAAGCACAATCTTTATTAAATTTACCTGGTGGAATTACTGTAATTGACTTAACTGTAAATGATATTTTTGAGGCAGAAAACATTGCAACACAAATAGGAGGATTAACAGCATTACAAGCTGAAAGTTGGATTAAAACAAATTCTCAACTCATGAATGCACTTTCAGCCCAAAGTCTTTCAACAAATATGATTATTCTTTTTGTCGCAATCTCTGTCGCATTTGGAATTTCAAGTGTTTTATCTGTCAGCGTTGTTCAACGTACAAGAGAAATTGGCATTCTCCGAGCAACTGGAGCAACACAGTCTCAAATTTTACGTATTTTTTTATTTCAAGGTGCAATTTTTGGTTTACTAGGCTCCATTACAGGAAGTGCTGCAAGTTATTTATTAGTATGGATTTTTAATAACTTTGGACCAGGGCTATTTTATATTCCCATTTCAATTCAGCTGATTATCATCACCTTATCTCTTGCAACATTTACAGGGGTTTTAGCTGCTGTTTTCCCTGCTCGGCGAGCTGCTACATTAAATCCCGTGGAGGCTATTCGCCATGTCTGAATCATTAAATGAAGTTCTACGTTTAGAGGCACTTCGTAAGTCTTATAATATTGGACAGGCTAATGAAGTAGAAATTTTACACGGCATTAATTTTTCTATTCATCGTAATGACTTTGCAGCTTTAATTGGACCTTCGGGTTCAGGAAAAAGTACATTGCTTAATATATTAGGTTTATTAGATACCCCAACTAGCGGAGAACTATACTTGCTTAATCAAGCAACTAGTATAATGGACGATGCTGAACGGACAAAATTACGTGGAAATAGTATTGGTTTTGTTTTTCAATTTCATCATTTAATTCAAGCATTTACAGTGTTTGAAAATGTACTTATGCCTTTAATAATGGTACATGGACGACCAAATCAGCAAGCTAAACAAAAAGCATATGATTTGCTCCATGCAGTTGGATTAGAAAATCTTTCAAAGCGAAAACCAAGTGAATTATCTGGTGGACAACAACAACGTGTCGCTATTGCAAGAGCACTCATCACTGAACCAGCTTTGCTATTAGCTGATGAGCCTACTGGAAATTTAGATACTCAAACAGCGTTAGATATTTTTGAATTATTTCGTAAAGTTAATCGAGAATTAGGTAGTGCTGTGTTATTTGTAACACATGATCCCCGGTTATCTGTAAATTGTGACCGAACCATTACACTTGTCGATGGTCGTATAGAAAGTGACATGAACCGTACCGGGTTGATCGGAGTCCCAACTTTCTAAAATGAGAAAGCATTGCTTCGCAAGACCGATGAAAAAATCAAACTATACTCCTAAAATTAAAGCATACTAATGACATTCTTTGATTTCACGTTCCACTAGTTTTATTTTTTCTTGATCGTATATCTGTTGTACTTTGACAGGATCCTGTTGATCCATGTGTTTTACATATCAAACACGTATGTTTCAGCAGTATAACCCTTGCACAGCATGCAGCTCAGGAGCAATTGCGGAAATTGCTGCCCAATTCGATGGATAATCTTTTTCGGATTCAATCACTAGTTGAACAGCCCTTTCTCTAATTTCAGGGCTATAGTTTGATTTTTTCATCGGGACATTCTCTCAAGAAAGTTGGTCTCCGAAAAAACCGGTACGGTTCAGTTTTCCACATCCAACTTAAGACTATATAGATAAAACTCTCGATTGAAATAAGCATTTAATTCGTAATACTGAAGCTACTTTTATTATTCGAGTAAACTCATTATCCATGTCAGGTATTGAAATAGATATTAATAATGAATTAATCGTAGCTTAGAAGAGAAGCAAAACACAGAGACATGTGATTGCTTTAGTTTGATGTGTGCTGAAAAAAAAGAGAGACTTTAACCAACTATCACTAAGAGCTATTAATTAAAAACCCAAAATTATGTACATAATTTATCTTGAAAGGTAAATAACTTTGCTAATTTGAAAATATTTTAAATGCTATAATATACTCATAAGATAGTGAGAATGTCTTGATATTAGGCTTATACAGAGTCTTTGTTAAACTTTAAAGAACATAGGGAAAACTTAAATGAATAAGCCAACTATTATCTTCGATATGGATGGTACACTTTTAGACCTCGCATATGATGATTTTATTTGGAATACCTTACTTCCTATTCGATATGCTGAAATTCATCAATGTACGTTAGAAGAAAGTAAGAAGGTTTTATTTACTTTTTATCAAGAACATAATCATACTCTTAATTGGTATTCTTCAAAATTTTGGACATCTAAAGTGGGTATAGATGTTTTAAATATGCAACTTGAATATAAACATAAAGTTTCGCTTAGGAAGGGTTGTCTCGAATTATTAAAATTTTTAAAAAACAATAATTATAATATTTGGTTGGCAACAAATGCAGATAAAGCAGGTCTTAGTTTTAAACTTCAAGAAATGAATTTAGCTTCGTATTTTGATGTTATTGTAAGTTCTGAAGAAATTGGACACGCCAAAGAATTTATAGAATTTTGGCAAATCTTACAACAAAAACACCCTTTTGATCCTAAAAATTGCTATTTTATTGATGATACGGAAAAAGTATTAAATGGGGCAAAAAAGTTTGGAATTGAACACTTAATAAGTATTCAACAACCATCTTCAGATACTGCACCTAGATTGACTTTTTCCTATCCAATGCTAGAAACATTGACTGATTTAATTTCATATCTTAAACACACTGAGGAACCAAAGAAATATGCGTAAATCGAATCTACCTGAAAATGCGGTGGGTATGCGTATTGATAAATGGCTTTGGGCTGCTCGTTTTTTTAAAACTCGTTCTATTGCCAAAAATGCAATTGAAGGTGGTAAAGTTCACCATGATGGTGATCGTGTTAAAGTTTCAAAAGAAGTTCGCCTAGGAATGGAACTCACTATTCAACAAGGTATTGAAAAAAAGACGGTGGTGATTAAAGAACTTTCTGATGTTCGAGGCCCTGCTCCTGTTGCACAAAAGCTATATGAGGAGACTGCCGATAGCATTGCACGTAGAGAAGCTTTTGCATCTCAGCGGAAGTTGCATAATCTAGCCCGTCCAGATCATCGCCCGAGTAAAAAAGATCGACGTGACATTCATAAATTTAAACAAGAAAATGATCAAATGTTTGACCAGTCTTGGGCATATCATGATGATTAAATCGAGCGTCATATTATGTCGCACATAATATGATTTTTATATAACATAAGGAAATTTTCTGTCACTATAGCAATGTGGAAAAGATTTAAAGTCAATGCATCCACTCCGCTAATTATCATGTGACATCGTTTTGAGGTTGTAAGATGGATGAAAATAAAAGCAAGGCGTTAAATGCGGCCTTAAGCCAAATTGAAAAGCAATTTGGTAAAAATTCAGTAATGCGTCTTGGTGACAATACTGTTCAAGCCGTTGAAGCTGTTTCTACCGGTTCATTAACGCTAGATATCGCTTTAGGTATTGGTGGTTTACCTAAAGGTCGTATTATTGAAATTTACGGCCCTGAATCTTCAGGTAAAACGACAATGACATTACAAGCGATTGCTGAATGTCAAAAAGCTGGTGGAACATGTGCTTTTATTGATGCTGAACATGCTTTAGATCCACAATATGCCCGTAAACTTGGCGTAGATATCGACAATCTTCTTGTTTCACAACCAGATAATGGTGAACAAGCATTAGAAATTGCCGACATGCTTGTACGTTCAGGTGCAATTGACCTTATTGTTGTCGATTCTGTTGCTGCCTTAACCCCACGTGCTGAAATTGAAGGTGAAATGGGTGATTCCCACATGGGTCTTCAAGCACGTCTAATGAGCCAAGCATTACGTAAAATTACAGGTAATGCAAAACGTTCAAACTGTATGGTCATTTTCATTAACCAAATTCGTATGAAAATTGGTGTAATGTTTGGTAGCCCTGAAACCACAACAGGTGGTAATGCACTTAAATTCTATGCTTCTGTACGCTTAGATATTCGTCGTATTGGTCAAGTTAAAGAAGGCGATGAAATTGTTGGTTCAGAAACACGTGTTAAAGTTGTAAAAAATAAAATGGCTCCTCCATTTAAGGAAGCTGTTTTCCAAATTCTATATGGTAAAGGTATCAACCATCTTGGTGAACTTGTTGACTTAGCTGTACAGCAAGAAATCATCCAAAAAGCAGGTGCATGGTATTCATATCAGGGAAGCAAGATTGGTCAAGGTAAAAACAATACTATTCGCCATCTTGAAGAAAACCCAGAAATGGTTAAAACCATTGAAGCAATCATCCGTGAAAATTTATTAACAGTAGGCACACCTGTTGAAGAAAATGATGAAGCTGAACCAGATTTACTTGATGTGTAATTTTAATTCACATTAAATAACTCAAAAACGCCCTTAGGGGCGTTTTTCCATATCTCTAGTAAAAGACTATGACCAACCCTAAATTTCCAAAACTTCTCGATTATGAAGCTTTAAAAGCTGAATATGGAGAAACTAGCCCACCATCAACAATACACTCTCCATCTAGTGAAAATGATTCTGTAGACAATGAAAATGCTTTGAGCTTCTCCGAAGAAATACCAAAAAAAACGGGGCTAACAGGTTCTCGTTTACGCTCATATGCCTTTGCTGTACTCACACGAAAAGAATACTCCAAAGCTGAACTCATTGAAAAATTAGCATTGTATGCAGAGCACAGAGATGAAGTACTTCTGCTTGTAGAAGAGCTTTCAGAACGTCAATATCAAAGTGATCAACGTGTTGCTGAAATTGTTTTGTCTAGCCAAAAACGTAAAGGAAAAGGTCCTAACCGTATTAAAATGGCATTAAAAACAAAAAAAATTGATACAGAGCTTATTCAAGAAGAATTAAAAGAGATTGATTGGACAGAACAAGCTTATCAACTAAAAGTAAAAAAGTTTGGAATGACTGTAGAAAAAGATCCAAAAATAAAAGCAAAGCAAATTCGCTTTTTAATGTATCGTGGTTTTGAAATGGATGCGATTATGAAAGCAATTAGCAAAAAGCCAAATGAATATGATTGAAATTTTTTATTATTTAAATATGGTGGCAACCCTACCAGCAAGACTTCGGCACATCTTAGTTCTACTACCGTTGCTACCTTCCGGTCCTGGCGGGGTTTGTAGAGTAAAATTGCGAAGTAACCGGCAGGGCTACCATTGCAGGAACAGAGTATAGAGATTTTTAGCCAAGTTGCAATACACGCACTCTATTTTTTTCTATTTTCACGTTTGTTTGCTTATTAAAAAAACAAAAATATCAATGTAAATGAACACCCACATATCTCATAGTTTAATTTAATGATTAAATACGCTAATAAGTAAAATTTTATTGCATTTTTAGTCTGAGATGTTTTTAATATTTAACTTAGATTGTACTTATAACAACACCCTCTTTTAAAGAATTGGTTATAAATGGATATTTCACTATGTTGAAAAAAAACACATTATGCACACTTATTTTATTATGTACTTCTTCTGTTTATGCAAATGTGCCCATTGAATCAAAAGGTTTAAGCAATCAAAATTATACTTTTGTTTCCCCTACCGCTATTCCTGTAACTAATACTTCAGCGACAGCAGATGTAGTTCCAACCAATTTAAATTGGCAATTAACCCAAAAAACACAACAGCTTGAAAATGATATCCGTAGTTTACGTGGAAAAATAGAAGAACAAGATTACGAAATTAATCAACTTAAAAACGAATTAAATAACCGTTATACAGATTTAGACCAGCGCTTAGAGTTACTACTACAAAAACTTGAGGCAGAAAATACTGAAGATGCAACATCAGAGGAGGATAATCAACAAGATAATACTCCCAGTAGCAACAGCACAAACTCAGATTCAACCAATTAAAGAAACCACCCCCTCATCACTAATTGCTCATAATGAACTTGATAAAGCTGCATATACAGTCGCATTAGAGGCTTATAAACAAGGTGGAGCTAAGAATGCTTTAGCACCCATGCAGAATTTTATTAAAAGCAATCCTAACAGTATTTATATTAGCAATGCATACTTTTGGGTCGCTGAATTTTATCTTGCTATAGAACCAACAAATTATGCTGAGGCTAAGAAAAATTTCACATTCGTAACAGAAAAGTATCCTAATTCAGCAAAAGCATCGAATGCCTTATATCGTCTTTATAGTATCTCATTAAATGTAGATCATAATTCAACTATGGCAAATAAATACAAAACTGAGTTATTAAAAAAATATCCTAATTCAGAAGAAGCAGGATATTTAAAGAAATAAAAAAAGACACCTTTTAGGTGTCTTTTTTTATCAACTAAAAAGTAATCTTAACGCACAATACCGCGCTTAGATTGCTCTAGAGAATCAATCAATAACTGAGCTTCAGCAACTTCAGGTAAGATTTCTACACGGATTTTTTGAATAGCTTCTTCAGTCGTTAAACCTGATTTATAAATCAGTTTAAACGCTTCTCGTAGTCCCTGAATCACACTCTTCGACCACCCCTTACGACGCATACCTTCAATATTCATTGCAAAAGCATGTGCTGGATTTCCAGAAACCATCACATATGCAGGCACATCTTTAAGAATTAAAGATGCCCCACCAATCATACTATATGAATCAATTTTGCAAAATTGATGAATACCTGAGTTACCACCAACGATAACATAATCACCAATATGAACATGACCTGCTACGCCCACATTATTTGCAAAAATATTGTGATCACCTACTACACAATCATGTGCAATATGCGTATTTACCATCAATAAATTATGACTTCCCACTTTAGTTAGTGAGTTATCTTGAACCGTCCCACGATGTAAACTGCAATGCTCACGAATCGTATTATGATCACCTATTTCTAACCAGGTTTCCTCTCCAAGATATTTTAAATCTTGGCAAACTTCACCTACGCTCGCAAATTGGAAAATTTCATTATTTTGACCAATTCGAGTATAACCACCCACGACTACATGTGAATGCAACTTTGTTCCTGCACCAATGCTAACTTTTGGCCCAATAATACAATATGGTCCAATTTTAACATCTAGGGCAATGACTGCAGATGAGTCAATAATAGCCGTAGGATGGATTAATTCGTTATTGCTCATGCTCACTCTGTATTTTGTTTGGAAATAATAATTTCCGCAGTTGCTGCGACAATACCATCAACTGAGGCAACACAATTATATTTGTAAATGCCACGTTTTTGCATTACTAATTCAGATTGTAATACTAATTTGTCACCAGCAACTACCGGTTTTTTAAATCTTACTTTCTCTGCACCTGCAAATAAGAAAACTGTACCGGGTTGAGGTTTAACATTATTCATGACAAAACCAAGAATACCCGAAACTTGCGCCAATGCTTCAATAATTAAAACACCAGGCATAATTGGGTATTCAGGAAAATGTCCCTGAAAAAACTCTTCATTGATCGATACATTTTTATAGCCAATAATACTATCGTCTGTAATTTCTGTAACTCGATCCACAAGAAGAAATGGATAACGATGCGGTAAATATTCACGAATAGCATTAATATCCATTGGTAATGCTGGCTTCGTGAATGTGCTTAAACTTGATTCTGTGGTCATAATTATTTACGCAATTTTAAAGTTGATTCAAGGGACTCTATCTGAGACTGCATATGATCAATTTTTTTTGTTAACTGGGTCAATGGCACATCTGCTAATTGTCTCAAGCGAACAACTGTTCTTTTCCATTGAGAATTTGTTAACAAACCTGTTCCTGAAGAATATTTTCCTGCCTCAGAAATATTATTTGTCACCATTGACATTCCTGTAATTGTCACATTATCAACAATATTTATGTGTCCAACAACACCAACACCACCTGCTAACACACAGTTTTTGCCAATCGTCGTACTTCCTGCAACACCACATTTTGCAGCAATTGCAGTATTTGCACCCACTTTTACGTTATGAGCAATTTGCACAAGATTATCAATGATGACACCATTTTCTAAAATCGTATCATCTAAAGCACCACGATCTACACTACAATTAGAACCAATGCGAACATCATTCCCAATAATAACCGATCCTAATTGTACAATTCGATGCCATTTACCTTGATATGGAGCAAAACCAAAACCTTCGCCACCAATCACTGTATTTGAATGAATACGTACACGATCGCCTATTTTTGCTTCGCCTGTTAACATAACATGCGAATCAATGAAGCACGATTTACCAATTTCAACCTGATCATCGATCGTGACATGTGACTTAATGATCGTATGATCACCAACAACACAATTTTCACCAATTACAGTGTAATGCCCAATATAAGCCGACTCAGATATAATTGCTGAAGGATGAATTTGAGCTGTCGCTTCAATTCCTCGCTGCGTATGTTTTTTTTCAAATACGTGAGTTAAAGTTGCAAATGCAAGATATGGATTTTGAACAATAATAAAGTTCAGCTGTGAAGAAAAAAGTGATTGAAGTTCAGCTGTTACAATCAAAGCACCTGCTTTAGACTGTAGGGCCTGTTCCACATACTTCTCACCATTTACAAAGGCAATATCACAAGATTCTGCCTGCTCTAAGCTAGCAAGCCCTGTAAAAATAGAATCAGGTCGTCCAAGGCATTGACCTTGAACAACCTGTGCTAAATGTTCTAGAGTAAAATTTTGAGACTTCATTCGTTATTTAATAGCATTAACCTTTTGAAGCATTTTATCAGTTAAATCATATTTTGAGTCAATTGCTAATACAGCTGTTTTATTTAAAACTGCATCTAGTTTATTTTCTTGGCGCAATTGCTCTGCAACAGTTTTCACACGTGTCTCGAAAGTTTTTTGAGTTGCTTGCATTGAAGTTTGAGCTTTAGATTGAACTTCTTGCTGTAAAGTTTCTAATTTTCTCGCTTTAGTTTCAAATTCAGCACTCATCTTTTGCTTTTCAGCATCAGACAACTTTGTATTTGTTTGCGCTGTTTGCTGTAGAGCTGATAAATCTTTTTGTAACTGTTCAATTTGAGTTGTCTGTGGTTTTACAGACTGTTGAAAAGCTTGCTGCTGTTGCTTTAAATAAGCACTGCTTTGTACTAGTTTTTCAATATCCACAACACCAATATCGGCTGCCTGTGCTGCAGAAAATGCTAAACCAATAATCAATGACGCAACTAACTTTTTCATTATGTAGAATTCCTTTATTAAACGATTGTTAGATCGTACTTAGAAAGTACGACCGATTTCAAATTGAATATTTTTCGTCTCATCACCATCTTTTTCATTCAGTGGATAAGCATAGCTCAGAGATAATGGTCCAATCATAGTGATCCAAGTGAAACCAACACCAACGCTATAACGCATATTACCTAGATCAAATTCGTAATTATTCTTACATTCATTTTCTAGCTTTGTATTTGATATATTTTTACATTGTGTATCGAATACTTGTGCACCCTCTGCAAAAATCACAGGTCGAACTTGACGAGTCCAATCACCTTTAAATGGTAATGGAATAGCCAATTCTGTACCAAATTGTACCAATGTATTACCACCAACACTATCACGTCTATCATTCGCGCTGACTATACCCATCGCCTCATCACGAATAGAATTATATCGTGGACCCAAGGTACTGTTTTCATAACCACGAACTGATCCAAAACCACCGGCAAAGAAGTTTTTATAGAATGGGAGGTCATTACCATAACCTAATTTACCATAACCACGTAACACGAAATCTTTTGGCAATGGGAAATAAACTTGTGCATCATAAGTTAATTTTTGATACTCAACTTTACTACCAGGCACCGCAATTTCAGCATTTACACGGTGTGAAATACCATTTGTCGGGAACATTGGTCTATTTAAAGTATTATAACTCCAACCTAAGTTAAGGTTATAAGTTAAGAATTTACCTTGATATTCAGCACCAAAATAATTTGAATACTCTGAACACCCATTAGCATCTTGTTTTATACATTCTCGTTCCGTTTTAGTCTGTCGACCGCCATGATTTTCTAAATAATCAGCAATATAATAGGATGCATAACGACCTGTCGTGACTTTGGTTTCATCAATATTCAAACCGAAACTTAGACTTTGGTTTTCATCAATTGGATAACCAAATGTTAAACCACCACCTAAACTATCTGTAACATAGTTATTTACACTATAACTATCTGAAAGTTTTGTTTTACGATAGTACATATTATAACCACGACGAAGACCATCAATCGTGAAATATGGATCTGTTACACTTAAATTATAAAAGTCTTGTGTTTGAGAACGAGATAAATCAATCGCAACACTATTACCTGTACCAAAGAAGTTTGTTTGACTAAGTCCTGCTTGGAACGTCACACCGCCACTTTGCGAGAAACCAACAGCCAAAGTCGTTGTACCTGAATGCTGTTCTTCAACATTCACATTTAAATCAATTTGATCTGGTGAGTTTGGAATACGTGCAGGAACAACTTCAACATTTTTAAAGAAACCTGTTCTTTCTAAACGGATTTTAGAAAGTTCAATTTTTTCTCCGCTTGCTAAAGCACCTTCCATTTGACGCATTTCACGACGCAAAACTTCATCAGCAGTTTTCGTATTACCATTAAAGTTAATACGGCGAACAGATACTTGTTGACCTGGGTTAATATAGTAATTTAAATCAACAATTTTTGTATCATCATTAATTTGCGGGACTACATTTACATCTGCGTAATAATAACCTGCATTACCAAATTTACGGATCAATTGTTGCTTAACGG
It contains:
- a CDS encoding OmpH family outer membrane protein gives rise to the protein MKKLVASLIIGLAFSAAQAADIGVVDIEKLVQSSAYLKQQQQAFQQSVKPQTTQIEQLQKDLSALQQTAQTNTKLSDAEKQKMSAEFETKARKLETLQQEVQSKAQTSMQATQKTFETRVKTVAEQLRQENKLDAVLNKTAVLAIDSKYDLTDKMLQKVNAIK
- the bamA gene encoding outer membrane protein assembly factor BamA, which produces MHHKNLFMPLALISAMATVQQVYAADQFIVRDIQIDGLVRLTPDNVYGMIPVSAGRPVNDTVISNTIRSLYASGLFDDIKVVRDGDNLLITVVERPVISSVELKGNKLIPKEALLDGLKKMGVAEGEVLKKSTLQTLESELEQQYMQQGRYEASVKVIQQDKPNNRVDLIVEFIEGKAAKVVDINLIGNTVFSDDDIKQVFAVKESGWSSIVSGNDRYAREKMAASMESLRALYLNKGYINFDIVNSNLNLSEDKKNVFIEVAVNEGEQFKFGQSKFLGDALYKPEELESLKIYNDGDIYSQEKVSAVKQQLIRKFGNAGYYYADVNVVPQINDDTKIVDLNYYINPGQQVSVRRINFNGNTKTADEVLRREMRQMEGALASGEKIELSKIRLERTGFFKNVEVVPARIPNSPDQIDLNVNVEEQHSGTTTLAVGFSQSGGVTFQAGLSQTNFFGTGNSVAIDLSRSQTQDFYNLSVTDPYFTIDGLRRGYNMYYRKTKLSDSYSVNNYVTDSLGGGLTFGYPIDENQSLSFGLNIDETKVTTGRYASYYIADYLENHGGRQTKTERECIKQDANGCSEYSNYFGAEYQGKFLTYNLNLGWSYNTLNRPMFPTNGISHRVNAEIAVPGSKVEYQKLTYDAQVYFPLPKDFVLRGYGKLGYGNDLPFYKNFFAGGFGSVRGYENSTLGPRYNSIRDEAMGIVSANDRRDSVGGNTLVQFGTELAIPLPFKGDWTRQVRPVIFAEGAQVFDTQCKNISNTKLENECKNNYEFDLGNMRYSVGVGFTWITMIGPLSLSYAYPLNEKDGDETKNIQFEIGRTF